In Gigantopelta aegis isolate Gae_Host chromosome 14, Gae_host_genome, whole genome shotgun sequence, the following proteins share a genomic window:
- the LOC121389254 gene encoding keratin-associated protein 19-3-like has protein sequence MNTALSTVLFALVCCTALAWYPTYNYGHGAGYHGVAGLHGIGGLHGAAGLHGLAGYGGPVYGHAGYGYGYPGYGYGYGHGHGLGAGLGFAGHGHGLGFGARGLGLGVRGLGFGARGLGFGGRGFGFGGRGLGYGQALYH, from the exons ATGAAC ACCGCCCTGTCCACCGTTTTGTTTGCACTTGTGTGCTGCACTGCTCTCGCCTGGTACCCCACCTACAACTACGGACATGGTGCTGGTTACCATGGAGTCGCTGGTCTCCACGGAATCGGCGGTCTCCATGGAGCCGCTGGTCTCCACGGACTCGCTGGCTATGGTGGCCCCGTTTACGGACATGCCGGATATGGTTATGGATACCCAGGGTATGGTTACG GATACGGACACGGACACGGGCTCGGAGCTGGACTTGGTTTCGCTGGACACGGACACGGACTCGGATTCGGCGCACGTGGACTTGGACTAGGTGTCCGTGGACTTGGATTCGGCGCACGTGGACTTGGATTTGGAGGACGTGGATTTGGATTCGGAGGACGAGGACTGGGATACGGACAGGCTCTGTACCACTGA